From the Planctomycetia bacterium genome, one window contains:
- a CDS encoding nucleotidyltransferase, with protein MLPTLELAAKRKAQLYGYLEAVGQRLDLTETQYERARTSYEAVGTWLMESESPYLQDGSISPHGSVRIQTANRPFARSEFDVDLLDVLPGISESSSPTAVKALVGDRLKENDRYRKILVEKNRCWQLQYEGEFHLDVTPAIVNPRCENGGLLVPDKTLSVWKPTHPIAFADKFEARARLQPRYRSVKFAEARADMEGLPERQQFKGPLKRGVQLCKRHRDIRFAYKDSSFAPISIIITTLLGWSYEECVRSREYDHDLDLLMEAVRGMPNFIQVMYVAGQKVYVIPNETTAGENFAEKWNEDSRRAVAFYDWHENLVETFEDFVRAEGEDEVSVRLSEAFGGSVVEPVFAEVNRAVNAARAARTLGILGAAGLSTSVRAAPVRGNTFYGR; from the coding sequence GTGCTTCCAACACTGGAACTGGCGGCAAAACGCAAGGCGCAGCTGTATGGCTATCTCGAGGCCGTCGGCCAGCGCCTCGATCTCACCGAAACGCAATATGAGCGCGCGCGAACGAGCTACGAAGCCGTTGGCACGTGGCTGATGGAGTCCGAGTCACCGTATCTGCAGGATGGGAGCATCTCGCCCCACGGCTCGGTCCGCATTCAGACGGCAAACCGGCCGTTCGCTAGGTCCGAATTCGACGTCGATCTCCTCGACGTGCTCCCCGGGATCTCCGAAAGTTCGAGCCCGACGGCCGTCAAGGCGCTCGTGGGCGACCGACTCAAGGAGAACGATCGTTACCGAAAAATCCTCGTTGAAAAAAACCGCTGCTGGCAGTTGCAGTATGAAGGCGAGTTTCACCTGGACGTGACGCCCGCTATCGTCAATCCGCGTTGTGAAAACGGGGGCCTCCTGGTCCCGGACAAGACGCTGAGCGTCTGGAAGCCGACTCACCCGATTGCGTTCGCCGACAAATTCGAGGCCCGGGCGCGTCTGCAGCCTCGCTACCGTAGCGTGAAGTTCGCGGAGGCGCGCGCCGACATGGAGGGCCTGCCTGAGCGCCAGCAATTCAAGGGGCCGTTGAAGCGTGGCGTGCAGCTCTGCAAGCGCCATCGCGACATCCGGTTCGCGTACAAGGACTCTTCGTTTGCGCCGATCTCGATCATCATCACCACGCTGCTTGGCTGGTCATACGAAGAGTGCGTGCGGTCGCGCGAGTACGACCACGACCTGGACTTGCTGATGGAGGCCGTCCGCGGGATGCCGAACTTCATCCAGGTCATGTACGTGGCCGGTCAGAAAGTTTATGTGATTCCGAACGAAACGACTGCGGGCGAGAACTTCGCCGAAAAGTGGAACGAAGACTCCCGCCGCGCCGTTGCCTTCTACGACTGGCACGAGAACCTGGTCGAAACGTTTGAAGACTTTGTACGCGCGGAAGGCGAAGACGAGGTGAGCGTGCGTCTGTCAGAGGCTTTCGGCGGCTCGGTGGTCGAGCCCGTGTTCGCTGAGGTGAATCGTGCCGTCAATGCGGCGCGCGCTGCGCGCACACTCGGGATTCTCGGCGCGGCCGGCCTGTCAACCTCGGTGCGCGCAGCGCCCGTGCGCGGCAACACCTTCTATGGCCGGTGA
- a CDS encoding metal-dependent hydrolase, translated as MRPAAHTVVSGISAFAIVALIKQQNPAARLPHPAFAALVAALASGLPDVLEPTTSPHHRQFCHSAAFAALVTSGMKKIYDWVVPVTPGEALMRDVLLGVGFGYMAHLCADATTAMGLPLVGNIC; from the coding sequence ATGCGCCCCGCCGCTCACACCGTGGTTTCCGGGATTTCGGCGTTCGCCATAGTCGCACTTATCAAGCAACAGAATCCCGCTGCGCGTCTCCCCCATCCAGCTTTCGCGGCACTGGTAGCGGCCCTCGCCTCAGGACTGCCCGACGTACTGGAGCCGACAACCAGTCCGCACCATCGCCAGTTTTGCCATAGCGCGGCGTTCGCTGCGCTCGTCACTTCGGGGATGAAGAAAATCTACGACTGGGTAGTACCAGTCACGCCAGGCGAGGCGCTCATGCGCGACGTGCTGCTCGGCGTCGGGTTCGGCTACATGGCGCACTTGTGCGCCGATGCAACCACGGCAATGGGCCTGCCCCTTGTCGGCAACATCTGCTGA
- a CDS encoding CBASS cGAMP-activated phospholipase codes for MDGRGNASTDIARKRRILAIDGGGIKGAFPAAFLAAIEEATGKRIADHFDLIAGTSTGGIIALGLGLGLSAKDILRFYQENGRQVFGQEADGIGLWGRVSSFWRKQERRVRQLVGPAYDPLALKTALEGAFGAKRLADSTVRLVIPAYSINTRSVYVFKTAHHKRFEFDHKQTAVDVALATAAAPTYFPAHALADDTQLVDGGVWANNPAGMAAVEAVGVLCWPGNSLHILSLGCTEPLYTCPPRGGRLDFALSLNTFFQQGQSVASLGTAKLLCGHSEDAPRLFRHSLDVEEQRIKLDSAEAISQLVAMGSTVARTALPALREVFLGEPAERFIPLHALKT; via the coding sequence GTGGACGGGCGGGGGAATGCATCCACCGACATCGCCAGAAAAAGAAGAATCCTGGCAATCGATGGCGGCGGTATAAAGGGCGCGTTCCCCGCTGCATTTTTGGCCGCGATCGAAGAAGCCACCGGAAAGCGAATCGCCGATCACTTTGATCTGATAGCGGGCACCTCGACCGGCGGGATCATCGCTCTGGGCTTGGGACTTGGCCTAAGCGCCAAGGACATTCTCCGGTTCTATCAGGAGAACGGGCGGCAGGTGTTCGGCCAGGAAGCGGACGGCATCGGATTATGGGGTCGCGTCAGTTCGTTTTGGCGCAAGCAGGAGCGTCGGGTTCGTCAGCTTGTTGGACCCGCATACGATCCGCTCGCGCTAAAAACCGCCTTGGAAGGCGCATTCGGAGCTAAGCGATTGGCGGACAGCACGGTACGCCTCGTTATTCCCGCATACAGCATCAACACTCGAAGCGTTTATGTGTTCAAGACAGCGCATCACAAACGTTTTGAGTTCGACCACAAGCAAACCGCGGTAGACGTAGCGCTCGCTACGGCCGCCGCACCGACGTACTTTCCGGCGCACGCCCTCGCGGATGACACTCAACTTGTAGACGGTGGCGTCTGGGCGAATAACCCGGCGGGGATGGCTGCAGTCGAGGCAGTCGGCGTGCTTTGCTGGCCCGGCAACAGCCTTCATATCCTGAGTCTGGGCTGTACCGAACCCCTGTATACGTGCCCGCCGCGTGGCGGGCGGCTCGATTTCGCTCTCTCGCTTAATACTTTCTTTCAGCAAGGGCAGTCCGTGGCCTCGCTCGGAACCGCCAAGCTGCTCTGCGGGCATAGCGAGGACGCGCCGAGACTTTTCCGGCACAGCCTCGATGTGGAGGAGCAGCGGATAAAGCTGGATAGCGCCGAGGCGATCAGCCAGCTTGTTGCCATGGGATCGACAGTTGCACGAACAGCGTTACCTGCACTGCGAGAGGTTTTCCTGGGTGAACCTGCGGAGCGCTTTATTCCGCTTCACGCGCTAAAGACCTAA